In Leclercia pneumoniae, the genomic window AGTAAAAGCGTAGGCGGCTGGCTGCCATCGAGCAGCCAGGTTGCCAGACGTCGACGGCAGTTATCATCCCCATCGGGCAATGCCTGGCCTCCAGGCCAGCAGATGACCCCGCGCCCCACAGACGCAGGACGCGGGTCGCGTGGGAGTCGCGCTTCATCCACCACCGAGTGCGACAGCAGCAAATTGTTCACCTGGTTAAGCAGCGGTACCGCGCTGGCATAGCCAAACTGCCCCGCCACCGGCGTACCGTCCGGCCGACCGGTCCAGATGCCGATGACATAACGGGCATTAACACCGATAGCCCAGGCATCGCGATAGCCATAGCTGGTGCCGGTCTTAACCGCCAGCGGCACCACCTGAGGCAACGCGCTATCTGGCAAAGGCTGGGCCTGGTTAGCCAGTATTCGACGAATGATCCACGCCGCCCCCGGCGTCATTAACGGGCGTTCAACCAGCGGATCGCCGGGTAACAGACGCAGTCGCGCGGCATTTCCATGCCGGGCAAAAGCACTGTAGGCGGCGACAATATCCTGCAGGCGTGCCCCCGCCCCGCCCAGAATCAGCGCCAGATTGGGCTGGGCTCCGGCGGGCAAGATGAGCGGTAAGCCGACGTTACGTAGCTTCCCGGCAAATTTTTTCGGTCCGTAGGCTTCCAGCACCTGTACCGCAGGGAGATTCAGCGAGCGTAGCAGCGCCTCGCTCATACTGATTGGGCCATGGAATCCGCTATCGAAATTGCCAGGCCGATAATCGCCGGTGCGGCGAGGAACGTCCTGTAGCAGCGAGGCCGGATGGATCAGTCCGTCGTCCATCGCCAGGCCATAAACGAAGGGCTTCAGCACCGATCCCGGGGATCGGATTGCGCTCACCATATCCACATGACTGAAGCGACTGTCATCGTTAATGTCTACCGATCCCACCCAGCCGCGCACTTTCATCGTGGCGTGATCGACAACGATCATTGCCAGCGAGCTACGCGGCGGCAGGCGCCCTTTCCAGTTCATTGCCAGCTCTTCAAGCTGGCGCTGCAAGGCGGCATCCAGCGTGGTGACAATTTTATCGTCGCGGCTTTTGCCCAGCATCATTCGCGAGAACAACGGCGCCAGCTGCGGCATCTGACGCGGCGCCAGCCACACCGGCTCTTCACGGGATTCCCGCACCTGCTTCGCGCTCCACACCCCCTGGGTTTCCATCCGCGCCAGCACTTTGTTGCGCGCCGCTTCGGCGCGCCCGGGCCAGCGGTCAGGACGCAGACGGCTCGGCGCCTGCGGCAATACTGCCAGCAACGCCGCCTCGGAGTAGCTGAGCTGTGCCGGTGATTTGCCCAGGTAGGCCCAGCTTGCAGCCCCTACCCCCTGCAATGTGCCGCCAAAGGGGGCGCGATTGAGGTAGAGCGTCAGGATATCGCGCTTTGACAGGTGCCACTCCAGCTGCAGGGCGCGCCAGAGTTGACGAATTTTGCCGCCAAAGGTGCGGGGATGTGGATCGAGAAGGCGCGCGACCTGCATGGTCAGGGTGCTCCCTCCGGAAACCACTCTGCCAGAGGTGAGATCTTGCCAGGCGGCACGCAGAACGGAAAAGGGGTTAACGCCCGGATGATCCCAGAACCAGCGATCTTCGTACTGGATCAGCGCTTCAAGATAGCGGGGAGAGACCTCTTCTATTGTGACCGGATAGCGCCAGATCCCTTCACTGTCGGCAAAGCGCCAGAGCGGCGTGCCCTGTTCGTCCACAACAACCCGCGCGGGATTAACCTCTTTTAACGGTAGCGGCCACAGGCGATCGGCGGCAACAACCAGCCCCCATATCAGCAGAATCGCCCCCGCCAGCCACAGCCAGCGGGAGCGCAATGGTGAAAGAACCGGCACGTTATGGGGCTACAGTCAGCGGGCCACTTGCCGCACCCGTTGCCCGCCACTGGGGAACGTACATCGATTCAACCATGGGGACCGGCACCTGATAGGTCCCCGGCGTCACGGCACGTGCCAGGTAGAACAGCGTGACGGGCTGACCTTCATTCACCGGTACTGCGGCCACAAAACGGTCATCGCGAAACTCCATGTGCTGGATATCCGCCTGCTGCATCTGGTTTAGCAGATTTTGCACTTCGCTACCGCTCTCCTGCAGGCTGGCGCTGCTGCTGGCCAGATTCTGATTTTCCAGCTCAAGACCGGCAGGGAGCAGATCAACCACCAGCGCATCCGGTACGTTCTGGCTGGCCTGCACCTCGAGCCAGACCAGTACCAGCTCACCGCTCTTCAGGGTAGAGAGATCTTTGCTGCTGCCATCGGTGGCCAGAATGTGGCGCTCGATTTTCAGCACCTTCGAGGAAGGCTGCGGCGCACGCTGTGGATAGCCGCTACTGTCGAGACGTACCCACAGCGGACTGGTGCCACTGTTAGTCACCTGCAGCGCAGCCAGCCGATCGCCATCGACATTGGTTACCTGCGGTTTGTCACCGTGCGCCGGCTCTTCTGCCAGGCTGGTGGTGGCCTGCCACGCACCAGAGAGCGTTTGTTGCGCGCGTCCGGCGAGGAACAGGGCATTACTCTCCTGGGTTGATAGCCAGCGCTGGCTGAATGCCTGCTGTACCAGGGCATTCAGCAGGGTGTTTTGTGCCTGCGGTAACAGAGAATTTTCCTGCAACAGCGCGAGCATCATGGCGTTATCACGCAGCTGACTGCCGTAATCCGCGATCCAGTTTTGCGACTCGATACGCGGGGTTTGCAGCGCAGCTTCCAGCGCCTGCTGGCTTCGTGGCGCATCTCCCATCATCTTCAACGCGATGCCTAACTGCATCAGCGGCAGACCCGATTTTGCCTGCGCATGCTTTTCCCATATTTCACGCAGCGCACCCAGCGGGGCTTTTTGCTGACGCGCCAGCACCAGCGCGGCATAAGCCTGCACCGCGAACTTACTGGCCTGGGTATCGTTACTGTAGCGAATAGAGATCATGCCCGGGTCCTGCAGATAACGCAGCAGACGGTTGTTAGCACTGTTTAGCGCCTCTGCCGGCACGCTGTAGCCCTGCTCGCCCGCCCGTACCAGGAAGTCAGTCACGTAGGCCGTCAGCCAGTACTCTTCCGGGCCGTTTTTATCCCAGAGCGCAAAACCGCCGTCATCCCGCTGCATCTGTAACAGACGCGAGATGACTACATCAATCGCACCACGACGTTTTTCATCGGTGTCACCTTTGATACCCAGCGCAGCCAGCTGCGCGGCGTTGGTGTAGATCGACGGGAAGAGTCCACTGGTAGTCTGCTCCAGGCAGCCATAAGGATAGGCCTGCAGTTCACGGATATAACGCGCGAGGTTGAGCGGCGGTTTGCCGCTCAGCATCAGTTGCCCCTGCAACGTAGCAGGCGAGAAACCGGCAAGGTGTTGCCCTGGCGCAATCCAGCTCTCCCCCGGGTTGAGCATCGTACCCGAGTTAACCGTCTGTGCCGGGAAGGCCGAACGCACGCCGATTTTCCAGTTTTTACTCAACGGCGCGAAGGTTTCGCCGGGAAGCGACAGGCCATTGACCTGGGCCACTACCTCTCCGTCGCCATATCCCTCCAGCGCACGCACCGGGATGAATAGGGTGCTACGTGCACCGGGCGCCAGTTTTACGGGCTGCGGTTGCCCCCCTTCCAGCGCCAGTTTGCCGTGAACCGTTAACGCCACGTTCAGCGTCTGCGGCCGATCGGTCAGGTTAGTGAGATCCAGCGTCAGCCGCGAAATATCGCCGCTGGCGAGGAAGCGTGGAGTGTTGAGCTCAGCGATGACCGGTGCCGCGACCACGACCTTACTTTCGCCGCTGCCAAAGTCGTCGTCGGTCCAGGCTTGTGCCATCAGACGAAGCTCACCGTTAAAATCGCCGATCGGCATCGTAATGGTGCCTTCGCCGTTAGCATCCAGCTCAACCGGCTGCGCCTGCTGGGCGATGATGGTCACGTGATTAACAGGCGGTTTGCCGCCACGTTTGAGCTCATCGCCATCGCCGCCGAAGCGCAGGGAGGCCAGACGCCCCCGCCCCTCTATGACCTGGCCGTAGATGTCGTAAATATCGGCGCCGTAACGCTTCTGCCCAAAGAAGGCCTGCCAGGGATCCGGCGTGACATAGTCGGTAATGTTTAGCACGCCGCTGTCCACCGCCGAGAGCAGGACATTCACTTTCTGCGGCACCGCCCCCTCTTTAACGCTGGCTTTCACCTTCACCGTCACCGTCTGGTCAGGACGCATTTTTGGCGGGTTTTCCAGCGAAAGATTCAGACGACGGTTTTCATCCCCCATCGGCAAGTGCAGCAGGCCGACGGCGCGTTTTGGCGTGGCAGATTTAGACTTATCGCCGGGACGTACCACCAGCGTACTGAGGTAGAGGTCGTGGCGTTTCCAGGCTTTATCGACAGGAATAGAGAGCTCCAGCCCGTCGGCCGGAACATTGATCTCTTTCCACCATAGCGGCCCTTCGCTGGATTCGATCATCGCATAGCCTTTCCCGGCAGCCGGGGCGGCAATATGCAGCTTGATGGTATCGCCAGGCTGGTAAGCCGGTTTGTCTATCTTCAACGTAACGCGATCCGGGCGCGCCGCGCCGCTGCCTTCACTGTTATCTTGCCAGCTATAACCGGCCCAGAAACGGACGCTGCTGACGGTGTCGTTTGGCGCTTTTACTTCCAGACGATATGATCCCCACTCCACCGGGAAGCTCACTTTACCGGTCTCATCGGCCTTCAGATCCAGCGCCTGCTCCGCTTCGATCAGATCTTTTTGATCGTACTGGGACTGCCAGCCTTCGCTCTCTGACCAGTTCCAGAAGTAGTCACGACGCTCGCGGATAAGGCGAACCTGCAGACCTG contains:
- the pbpC gene encoding peptidoglycan glycosyltransferase PbpC (penicillin-binding protein 1C) — encoded protein: MPVLSPLRSRWLWLAGAILLIWGLVVAADRLWPLPLKEVNPARVVVDEQGTPLWRFADSEGIWRYPVTIEEVSPRYLEALIQYEDRWFWDHPGVNPFSVLRAAWQDLTSGRVVSGGSTLTMQVARLLDPHPRTFGGKIRQLWRALQLEWHLSKRDILTLYLNRAPFGGTLQGVGAASWAYLGKSPAQLSYSEAALLAVLPQAPSRLRPDRWPGRAEAARNKVLARMETQGVWSAKQVRESREEPVWLAPRQMPQLAPLFSRMMLGKSRDDKIVTTLDAALQRQLEELAMNWKGRLPPRSSLAMIVVDHATMKVRGWVGSVDINDDSRFSHVDMVSAIRSPGSVLKPFVYGLAMDDGLIHPASLLQDVPRRTGDYRPGNFDSGFHGPISMSEALLRSLNLPAVQVLEAYGPKKFAGKLRNVGLPLILPAGAQPNLALILGGAGARLQDIVAAYSAFARHGNAARLRLLPGDPLVERPLMTPGAAWIIRRILANQAQPLPDSALPQVVPLAVKTGTSYGYRDAWAIGVNARYVIGIWTGRPDGTPVAGQFGYASAVPLLNQVNNLLLSHSVVDEARLPRDPRPASVGRGVICWPGGQALPDGDDNCRRRLATWLLDGSQPPTLLLPEQEGMRGIRFPLWLDSAGKRVAADCPQARQKTVDVWPLALEPWLPGTERRAERIPPSSTQCPPLSQDDPVPLILSGIQEGAVVKRLPGEPRVSLPLQVSGSTGQRWWFLNGEPLNAQGRTYTLKLEQAGEYQLLVMDEAGQVATVHFTLQ
- a CDS encoding alpha-2-macroglobulin family protein; amino-acid sequence: MKPFRLAALSIALLTAFTLAGCDDNTEKPHAEAPATAAATPAEPKAATKPDDATLQKLAEQSQGKPLTLLDASEIQLDGASTLVLTFSVPLDPSQDFAKTLHVVDKKSGKVDGAWELAPNLKEVRLRHLEPNRNLVVTVERGLLALNKATFDSDYEKAITTRDIEPTVGFASRGSLLPGKVVEGLPVMALNVSNVDVNFYRVKPESLTAFVSQWEYRNSLTNWESDNLLKMAELVYTGRFDLNPARNTREKLLLPLRDIAPLQQAGVYLAVMNQAGHYNYSNAATLFTLSDIGLSVHRYHNRLDIFTQSIENGGAQAGVDVVLLNDKGQTLAQAASDGDGHAVLQTDKEAALILARKEGQTTLLDLNLPALDLAEFAIAGAPGFSKQFFMFGPRDLYRPGETVILNGLLRDSDGKPLPDQPVKLEVLRPDGQVARTVVSQPENGLYRFNYALDSGAQTGMWHIRASTGDNQKQMWDFHVEDFMPERMALNISGQKAPVKPQDNVSFDVNGYYLYGAPANGNSLQGQLFLRPLREAVAALPGFQFGDIAEENLSRSLDEVQLTLNDEGRGQVSAESQWKETHSPLQLILQASLLESGGRPVTRRAEQAIWPADTLAGIRPQFASKAVYDYRTDTTVTQPIVDENSQAGFDIVYTDASGAKKAVSGLQVRLIRERRDYFWNWSESEGWQSQYDQKDLIEAEQALDLKADETGKVSFPVEWGSYRLEVKAPNDTVSSVRFWAGYSWQDNSEGSGAARPDRVTLKIDKPAYQPGDTIKLHIAAPAAGKGYAMIESSEGPLWWKEINVPADGLELSIPVDKAWKRHDLYLSTLVVRPGDKSKSATPKRAVGLLHLPMGDENRRLNLSLENPPKMRPDQTVTVKVKASVKEGAVPQKVNVLLSAVDSGVLNITDYVTPDPWQAFFGQKRYGADIYDIYGQVIEGRGRLASLRFGGDGDELKRGGKPPVNHVTIIAQQAQPVELDANGEGTITMPIGDFNGELRLMAQAWTDDDFGSGESKVVVAAPVIAELNTPRFLASGDISRLTLDLTNLTDRPQTLNVALTVHGKLALEGGQPQPVKLAPGARSTLFIPVRALEGYGDGEVVAQVNGLSLPGETFAPLSKNWKIGVRSAFPAQTVNSGTMLNPGESWIAPGQHLAGFSPATLQGQLMLSGKPPLNLARYIRELQAYPYGCLEQTTSGLFPSIYTNAAQLAALGIKGDTDEKRRGAIDVVISRLLQMQRDDGGFALWDKNGPEEYWLTAYVTDFLVRAGEQGYSVPAEALNSANNRLLRYLQDPGMISIRYSNDTQASKFAVQAYAALVLARQQKAPLGALREIWEKHAQAKSGLPLMQLGIALKMMGDAPRSQQALEAALQTPRIESQNWIADYGSQLRDNAMMLALLQENSLLPQAQNTLLNALVQQAFSQRWLSTQESNALFLAGRAQQTLSGAWQATTSLAEEPAHGDKPQVTNVDGDRLAALQVTNSGTSPLWVRLDSSGYPQRAPQPSSKVLKIERHILATDGSSKDLSTLKSGELVLVWLEVQASQNVPDALVVDLLPAGLELENQNLASSSASLQESGSEVQNLLNQMQQADIQHMEFRDDRFVAAVPVNEGQPVTLFYLARAVTPGTYQVPVPMVESMYVPQWRATGAASGPLTVAP